A genomic window from Cryobacterium sp. SO2 includes:
- a CDS encoding ABC transporter substrate-binding protein: MFTITRGRLALVSAVAVGAVVALAGCASGDPLDEGSSSSQGSDTLVVGSQDYYSNEIIAEIYAQALENGGFTVDRQFRIGQREAYLPEIESGSIDVFPEYTGSLLQALQADAAGGTADETYTELEAALPDGLSVLDMADATDQNSWTVTQAFADTYNLTDIASLTQVTEPITVGGNSELETRPYGPTALKEKYGINIAGFTPVEDSGGPLTVKALVDNKIQLANIYTADPNIASNDLVALDDPDGLFFPDNVVPVVSDKVDDSAAEIINAVSAALDADTLVALNAQSVNEQAAADTIATDWLTEQGLI, from the coding sequence ATGTTCACAATCACACGAGGCCGGCTCGCGCTTGTCAGCGCGGTCGCGGTTGGGGCAGTCGTAGCCCTTGCAGGGTGCGCGTCCGGAGATCCGCTGGACGAGGGAAGTAGCAGCTCCCAGGGATCCGACACGCTCGTCGTCGGATCGCAGGATTACTACTCCAACGAGATCATCGCGGAGATCTACGCGCAGGCGCTGGAGAACGGCGGCTTCACGGTCGACCGCCAGTTCCGCATCGGACAGCGTGAGGCCTACCTGCCCGAGATCGAGTCCGGCTCGATCGACGTGTTCCCCGAGTACACCGGCAGCCTGCTGCAGGCACTGCAGGCCGACGCCGCCGGCGGAACGGCCGACGAGACCTACACCGAACTGGAAGCGGCCCTGCCGGACGGCCTGAGCGTTCTGGACATGGCTGACGCGACGGACCAGAACTCCTGGACCGTGACACAGGCCTTCGCCGACACGTACAACCTCACCGACATCGCGTCGCTCACCCAGGTCACGGAGCCGATCACCGTCGGCGGCAACTCCGAGCTGGAGACCCGTCCGTACGGACCCACCGCGCTCAAGGAGAAGTACGGCATCAATATCGCCGGCTTCACGCCCGTCGAAGACAGCGGCGGACCGCTGACGGTCAAGGCACTTGTCGACAACAAGATCCAGCTCGCCAACATCTACACGGCGGATCCCAACATCGCGTCGAACGACCTCGTGGCCCTCGATGACCCCGACGGCCTGTTCTTCCCCGACAACGTCGTGCCCGTCGTCTCCGACAAGGTCGACGACTCGGCCGCCGAGATCATCAACGCGGTCAGCGCGGCCCTGGATGCCGACACCCTCGTCGCCCTGAACGCCCAGAGCGTGAACGAGCAGGCCGCGGCCGACACCATCGCGACGGACTGGCTCACCGAACAGGGCCTGATCTAA
- a CDS encoding M56 family metallopeptidase has product MLTTALGLMVLAIVLAWPVPILLAGAAWPPRAPGLALALWQSIALAGGISMIGSLLVFGLIPFGATPVTALVAVAGHVAAGTLPTGATLAGMMALCLAVILAAHLLLNLSATFIRAERQRRRHHTLIGLLSDPLPNDHEGTRVIDHAAPIAYCLPGGTRSATVLSRGLLSLLDAGQLRGVVAHERAHLRQQHHLVLLAFKSWHSALRWFPIANRAENAVALLVEMMADDQARLEVDDRTLAEAIALVGTAHLDEVSGTQSPRAAAGVLDDTSSADLVGPRVNRLLGDVPALGPAARALALSATAVLLLLPLALLVTTR; this is encoded by the coding sequence GTGCTCACCACGGCCCTCGGCCTGATGGTGCTGGCCATCGTCCTGGCCTGGCCCGTCCCCATCCTGCTCGCCGGCGCGGCGTGGCCGCCCCGCGCCCCCGGCCTCGCGCTGGCGCTGTGGCAGTCGATCGCCCTGGCCGGCGGAATCTCGATGATCGGCTCGTTGCTGGTGTTCGGCCTGATCCCGTTCGGCGCCACGCCCGTGACCGCGTTGGTGGCTGTGGCCGGGCATGTCGCGGCGGGCACCCTGCCGACCGGCGCCACTCTGGCCGGGATGATGGCGCTCTGTCTGGCCGTGATCCTCGCGGCGCACCTGCTGCTCAACCTCAGCGCCACGTTCATCCGCGCCGAGCGTCAGCGCCGGCGGCACCACACCCTGATCGGTCTGCTCAGCGACCCGCTGCCGAACGACCACGAGGGCACGAGGGTGATCGACCATGCCGCACCGATCGCTTACTGCCTGCCCGGCGGCACCCGCTCGGCCACAGTGTTGTCGAGGGGCCTGCTGAGCCTGCTGGATGCCGGTCAGCTGCGCGGCGTCGTCGCTCACGAGCGCGCCCACCTGCGCCAACAGCACCACCTGGTGTTGTTGGCGTTCAAGTCCTGGCACAGTGCACTGCGCTGGTTCCCCATCGCCAACCGGGCGGAGAACGCGGTGGCGCTCCTGGTGGAGATGATGGCGGACGACCAGGCCAGGCTGGAAGTGGATGACCGCACGCTGGCCGAAGCGATCGCACTGGTGGGCACCGCGCATCTGGACGAGGTCTCCGGCACCCAGTCGCCGCGGGCGGCCGCCGGCGTGCTCGACGACACGTCATCCGCTGATCTGGTGGGTCCGCGCGTGAACCGCTTGCTCGGCGACGTTCCCGCGCTGGGCCCTGCTGCGCGCGCGCTGGCCCTCTCGGCCACAGCCGTGCTGCTCCTGCTCCCGCTGGCCCTGCTGGTCACGACCCGGTAG
- a CDS encoding BlaI/MecI/CopY family transcriptional regulator: MGSLGVLERLLMDLLWSAERPLTANELRDALLDPTATGAKPLATTTVLTVLSRLENKGFVTRDRESRPHGYTAVSSRAQHTAELMHEVLGTTSDRTATLARFIGNVSPQEAQTLRALLESVAPATTGPSSAGARP, translated from the coding sequence ATGGGAAGTTTGGGCGTGCTCGAGAGACTGTTGATGGACCTGCTCTGGTCGGCAGAGCGCCCGTTGACCGCAAACGAGTTGCGCGACGCACTGCTGGATCCCACTGCGACCGGCGCGAAGCCGCTCGCCACGACAACCGTGCTCACGGTGTTGTCTCGTCTGGAGAACAAGGGCTTCGTCACCCGCGACCGGGAGAGCCGGCCGCACGGGTACACGGCCGTGAGCTCCAGGGCCCAGCACACCGCAGAGCTCATGCACGAGGTTCTGGGCACGACGAGCGACCGCACCGCCACCCTGGCCCGGTTCATCGGCAACGTCAGCCCCCAGGAAGCGCAGACCCTGCGTGCCCTGCTGGAGAGCGTCGCGCCGGCCACTACCGGCCCGTCTAGCGCCGGCGCCAGACCGTAG
- a CDS encoding cytochrome ubiquinol oxidase subunit I, producing MNEWLDPLLLSRWQFGLTTVYHFLFVPLTIGLVTTVAIFQTAWYRTNKAKYLQLTHFFGKIFLINFAMGVVTGIVQEFQFGMNWSDYSRFVGDVFGAPLAFEGITAFFLEATFIGLWIFGWDKLPKGLHLATIWLTTVGSIASAYFIIAANAFMQNPVAYQINEVKGRAELTSIGELLTNPIALAAFPHTIFACFMVSAGLIISVAAWHLSRNQHLETMRPALKFGLWMMVIAGALTTLMGDQLSLAMVQAQPMKMAAAEAMYHTATGANASFSIFTLGTPDGVSELFSIRIPYLLSFLSTHTFDGTVEGINNLQEQYVQLYGPGDYSPIIWVTYWSFRWMIGLGIAHILVAVGGLWVTRKGRSPKTWIWKIAIWSFPLSLLAMSVGWVFTEMGRQPWLVFGLLKTADGVSPNVSGLEILISLIAFTLLYGALAVVEFRLILKAVQKGPDDAPVPDPVSGEIKQTTTVY from the coding sequence ATGAACGAGTGGCTTGATCCGTTACTCCTGTCGCGTTGGCAGTTCGGTTTGACGACGGTCTACCACTTCCTGTTCGTGCCCCTCACCATCGGCCTTGTCACCACCGTGGCGATCTTCCAGACCGCCTGGTACCGCACGAACAAGGCCAAGTACCTGCAGCTCACCCACTTCTTCGGCAAGATCTTCCTGATCAACTTCGCTATGGGCGTCGTGACCGGAATCGTGCAGGAGTTCCAGTTCGGCATGAACTGGTCGGACTACTCCCGGTTCGTCGGCGACGTCTTCGGGGCACCGCTGGCGTTCGAGGGGATCACGGCGTTCTTCCTCGAGGCCACCTTCATAGGCCTGTGGATCTTCGGCTGGGACAAACTCCCCAAGGGCTTGCACCTGGCGACCATCTGGCTCACCACAGTGGGCAGCATCGCGTCGGCGTACTTCATCATCGCGGCCAACGCCTTCATGCAGAACCCCGTCGCGTATCAGATCAACGAGGTGAAGGGGCGGGCGGAGCTCACCAGCATCGGCGAGCTGCTCACCAACCCGATCGCCCTGGCCGCGTTCCCGCACACGATCTTCGCTTGTTTCATGGTCTCGGCCGGCCTGATCATCTCGGTCGCGGCCTGGCACCTGAGCCGCAACCAGCACCTCGAGACCATGCGCCCCGCGCTCAAGTTCGGCCTGTGGATGATGGTCATCGCCGGCGCCCTCACCACCCTGATGGGCGACCAGCTGAGCCTGGCCATGGTGCAGGCGCAGCCGATGAAGATGGCGGCGGCCGAGGCCATGTACCACACGGCCACCGGAGCCAACGCCTCGTTCTCGATCTTCACCCTCGGCACCCCTGACGGCGTCAGCGAACTCTTCTCCATCCGCATCCCGTACCTGCTGTCGTTCCTGTCCACGCACACCTTCGACGGCACCGTCGAGGGCATCAACAACCTCCAGGAGCAGTACGTCCAGCTCTACGGCCCCGGCGACTACTCGCCGATCATCTGGGTCACCTACTGGTCGTTCCGCTGGATGATCGGGCTCGGCATCGCGCACATCCTCGTGGCCGTCGGCGGCCTGTGGGTGACCCGCAAGGGTCGCAGCCCCAAGACCTGGATCTGGAAGATCGCGATCTGGTCGTTCCCGCTGTCGCTGCTGGCCATGAGCGTCGGCTGGGTGTTCACCGAGATGGGCCGCCAGCCCTGGTTGGTCTTCGGCCTGCTGAAGACGGCGGACGGCGTTTCGCCGAACGTCAGCGGCCTCGAGATCCTGATCTCCCTCATCGCATTCACCCTTCTCTACGGCGCCCTGGCCGTGGTGGAATTCCGCCTCATCCTCAAGGCCGTGCAGAAGGGGCCGGACGACGCTCCTGTGCCCGATCCGGTGTCCGGGGAAATCAAGCAAACGACCACGGTCTACTAG
- the cydB gene encoding cytochrome d ubiquinol oxidase subunit II has product MELNILWFWIIAAMFIGYFVLDGFDFGVGMSLPFLGKDDTDRRVLINTIGPVWDLNETWVIVAGASLFAAFPEWYATMFSGFYLALLLILLALIARGVSFEYRHQRPELKWKKSFDTMIVVGSAVPALLWGVAFGNVVRGVPLDENFNYIGTFFDLLNPYSLLAGLTTLLLFFTHGVIFVSTKTEGDIRVRARALAIRSGLLTIVVAASFLVWTTLAYGTLASGILAAVAAVMLIGAYLANLRGNERTAFGLMAVTIGFAVLTLFASLFPDVMPASNDVANSLTIENASSTPYTLQVMSWTALIAAPVIIGYQGWTYWVFRKRIGRSHIEAAVH; this is encoded by the coding sequence ATGGAACTCAATATCCTTTGGTTCTGGATCATCGCGGCGATGTTCATCGGGTACTTCGTACTCGACGGCTTCGACTTCGGGGTGGGCATGTCCCTGCCCTTCCTCGGTAAGGACGACACCGACCGCCGCGTCCTCATCAACACCATCGGCCCGGTCTGGGACCTGAACGAGACCTGGGTCATCGTGGCCGGCGCGTCGCTCTTCGCGGCGTTCCCGGAGTGGTACGCCACGATGTTCAGCGGCTTCTACCTCGCGCTGCTGCTGATCCTGCTCGCGCTCATCGCCAGGGGAGTGTCGTTCGAATACCGGCACCAGCGGCCGGAGCTGAAGTGGAAGAAGTCATTCGACACCATGATCGTGGTCGGTTCCGCGGTTCCCGCGCTGCTGTGGGGCGTGGCCTTCGGCAACGTCGTGCGCGGTGTTCCGCTCGATGAGAACTTCAACTACATCGGCACCTTCTTTGACCTGCTCAACCCGTACTCGCTGCTGGCCGGCCTCACCACCCTGCTGCTCTTCTTCACCCACGGCGTGATCTTCGTCTCCACCAAGACCGAGGGCGACATCAGGGTGCGTGCCAGGGCGCTGGCCATCCGCTCCGGTCTGCTGACCATCGTCGTCGCGGCGTCCTTCCTGGTCTGGACCACCCTCGCCTACGGCACCCTCGCCTCCGGCATCCTCGCCGCCGTCGCGGCCGTGATGCTCATCGGCGCCTACCTGGCCAACCTGCGCGGAAACGAGCGCACGGCGTTCGGCCTGATGGCCGTCACCATCGGTTTCGCCGTGCTGACCCTGTTCGCGTCGCTCTTCCCCGACGTGATGCCGGCCAGCAACGACGTGGCCAACAGCCTGACCATCGAGAACGCCTCGTCGACCCCGTACACCCTGCAGGTGATGAGCTGGACGGCTCTGATCGCGGCTCCCGTGATCATCGGCTACCAGGGCTGGACCTACTGGGTGTTCCGCAAGCGGATCGGCCGGTCGCACATCGAAGCCGCCGTACACTGA
- the cydD gene encoding thiol reductant ABC exporter subunit CydD: MRPLDPRLLKHATAARWFLLVGAVLGLAQTLAVVAFAWLLSQSITLAVAGESLDSLRTTVAALAAVVVVRAVIVWLLEVAATRGAAAVKSQLRTAVLDRLAERGPDWLAGQQDARVATVVTSGLDALDNYFARYLPQLLLTAIATPILVLVMLWQDPASGITVIIVLPFIPIFMILIGQATQTVQRQQWDALQRLSAGFLDVVGGLATLKIFGRDRRQAARLTDLTDEYRGRTMTVLRVSFLSGFVLELAASLSVALIAVSIGLRLVDGSLLLGVGLFVLLLAPEAFLPLRQVGAQFHAAADGLAAAEEVFAILDDDVAPVPASVVAAQRPAALRPAGRRPEQLSFDDVTVRRGDSTTIERFSQDFPAARLSVLSGPSGVGKSTLIGALQGFVPFDGTLRLGTEAVASGDRRDWLAWAGQRPGLFAGTVSGNVALGATVTDDALVTTALHWAGAGDLDPGLHLGVNGAGLSGGQAQRVAAARAIYRCLALDCPVLVLDEPSSALDSAAESDLIEGLRTLAGQGRIVIVVSHRPAFVEAADLVVRLEEVSHV; the protein is encoded by the coding sequence ATGCGTCCCCTCGATCCACGGCTTCTGAAGCACGCCACCGCCGCGCGCTGGTTCCTCCTCGTCGGCGCGGTCCTCGGCCTGGCCCAGACCCTCGCCGTCGTCGCGTTCGCGTGGCTGCTGAGCCAGAGCATCACCCTCGCCGTCGCCGGTGAGTCCCTGGACTCCCTGCGCACCACCGTGGCCGCGCTGGCCGCGGTGGTGGTGGTGCGTGCGGTGATCGTCTGGCTGCTCGAGGTGGCCGCCACGCGCGGCGCCGCCGCCGTGAAGAGCCAACTGCGCACCGCGGTCCTGGACCGGCTCGCCGAACGCGGGCCGGACTGGCTGGCCGGCCAGCAGGACGCCAGGGTGGCCACGGTGGTCACCAGCGGACTGGACGCCCTGGACAACTACTTCGCCCGGTACCTGCCGCAGCTGCTGCTGACGGCCATCGCCACGCCCATCCTGGTGCTGGTGATGCTCTGGCAGGACCCGGCGAGCGGCATCACCGTGATCATCGTGCTGCCGTTCATCCCGATCTTCATGATCCTGATCGGACAGGCGACGCAGACCGTGCAACGCCAGCAGTGGGACGCCCTGCAGCGACTCTCTGCCGGGTTCCTCGACGTGGTCGGCGGGCTCGCCACCCTCAAGATCTTCGGCAGGGACCGCCGCCAGGCGGCCCGCCTGACCGACCTCACCGACGAATACCGTGGCCGCACCATGACGGTGCTGCGGGTCTCGTTCCTCAGCGGATTCGTCCTCGAGCTGGCCGCCAGCCTCTCCGTGGCGCTGATCGCGGTGTCGATCGGTCTGCGGCTCGTTGACGGTTCCCTCCTACTGGGCGTTGGCCTGTTCGTGCTGTTGCTGGCCCCTGAGGCATTCCTGCCGCTGCGCCAGGTAGGCGCCCAGTTCCACGCGGCCGCCGACGGCCTCGCCGCCGCCGAAGAGGTCTTCGCGATCCTCGACGACGACGTCGCCCCGGTGCCCGCATCTGTCGTGGCCGCGCAACGACCGGCCGCGCTTCGACCGGCCGGGCGTCGACCTGAGCAGTTGAGTTTCGACGACGTCACCGTGCGGCGGGGAGACTCCACCACCATCGAAAGGTTCAGCCAGGACTTCCCGGCCGCACGGCTGAGCGTTCTCAGCGGCCCCAGCGGAGTGGGCAAATCCACCCTGATCGGCGCGCTGCAGGGCTTCGTGCCTTTCGACGGCACCCTCAGGCTCGGCACGGAGGCAGTGGCATCCGGAGACCGCCGCGACTGGCTGGCCTGGGCCGGACAACGACCGGGCCTCTTCGCGGGCACGGTGTCGGGCAACGTCGCCCTGGGCGCCACGGTCACCGACGACGCGCTGGTCACAACGGCCCTGCACTGGGCCGGTGCCGGCGACCTCGACCCTGGATTGCACCTCGGCGTCAACGGCGCCGGGCTCTCCGGCGGCCAGGCTCAGCGGGTCGCCGCCGCCAGGGCCATCTACCGGTGCCTGGCCCTGGACTGCCCGGTCCTCGTTCTCGACGAACCCAGTTCTGCCCTGGACAGCGCGGCCGAGAGCGACCTCATCGAGGGCCTCCGCACGTTGGCCGGCCAGGGCCGCATCGTGATCGTCGTCAGCCACCGGCCGGCCTTCGTGGAGGCTGCCGACCTCGTCGTGCGCCTGGAAGAGGTATCGCATGTCTGA
- the cydC gene encoding thiol reductant ABC exporter subunit CydC, with protein MSETRTPRTTRMPRSTWLPVMASRSVLRLAQPPARRSLPGLAAGVASAASAVALLACSAWLITRAAEMPPIMFLGTAVVGVRAFALSRSAFRYLERLLSHDAAFRQLGALRLGIFARLLPLAPAGLSETRRGDLLTRLVRDVDDLQDLPLRVVQPLATSGLVALFSVIGVWLVLPAAGVTLALCLVVAGVVGTLASAALSARSERALAPLRGALADEVLEVVENLDVLTAFGALDARLNRLRIVEDSLRRAALRRSVGAGVQAAVISLSAGAATVLALIAAIPALGTGGFSGPALAVVVLVPMAVFEVFAMIPTALSAWRQVRSSAERVATAVPEQVPAEIPAEISTEFSTEGAMASVPAVVETGAPLIELTGLGASWPGAGQPAVAGVTLRLAAGDRVHLAGASGAGKTTLAQTLVRFLDYTGSYRVNGVEARDLAPSDVRRVVGLCEQRPWLFDDTIRQNLLFARDTASDDDLLDVLDRVGLSDWMLRRGGLDARVGERGALVSGGQAQRIALARALLADFPVLIVDEPTANVDTGLGDRLVRDILSASAGAGRAVLLISHTPVPAGLISRTVTLRANAGLSQGVTP; from the coding sequence ATGTCTGAGACCCGGACTCCCCGAACGACCCGAATGCCCCGCTCGACCTGGCTGCCCGTCATGGCCTCACGGTCCGTGCTCAGGCTGGCCCAGCCACCGGCTCGCCGCAGCCTGCCCGGCTTGGCCGCCGGTGTCGCGAGCGCGGCCAGCGCCGTGGCCCTCCTGGCCTGCTCGGCCTGGCTCATCACCCGTGCTGCAGAGATGCCGCCGATCATGTTCCTGGGAACGGCCGTCGTCGGCGTGCGGGCCTTCGCCCTCTCCCGCTCGGCCTTCAGATACCTCGAGCGGCTCCTCAGCCACGACGCGGCGTTCCGCCAGCTCGGCGCGTTGCGGCTGGGCATCTTCGCCAGGTTGCTGCCGCTGGCGCCGGCCGGCCTGTCCGAGACCCGGCGCGGTGATCTGCTCACCCGCCTGGTGCGGGATGTCGATGATCTGCAGGACCTTCCGCTGCGGGTGGTGCAGCCGCTGGCGACCTCCGGCCTGGTGGCCCTCTTCAGCGTGATCGGGGTCTGGCTGGTGCTGCCGGCGGCCGGCGTGACCCTCGCCCTGTGCCTCGTCGTCGCCGGTGTCGTGGGAACCCTCGCGTCTGCGGCGCTGTCCGCCCGCTCTGAGCGCGCCCTGGCCCCGCTGCGCGGTGCCCTGGCCGACGAGGTGCTCGAGGTCGTCGAGAACCTCGACGTGCTCACGGCTTTCGGCGCTCTCGACGCCCGCCTGAACAGGCTCAGGATCGTCGAGGACAGCTTGCGCAGGGCCGCCCTGCGGCGCTCTGTCGGCGCCGGGGTGCAGGCCGCGGTGATCTCGCTGAGCGCGGGTGCCGCAACAGTGCTCGCCCTCATCGCGGCCATCCCCGCCCTGGGCACCGGCGGCTTCTCCGGCCCGGCCCTCGCCGTGGTCGTTCTGGTGCCGATGGCCGTATTCGAGGTCTTCGCCATGATCCCGACCGCCCTCAGCGCCTGGCGCCAGGTGCGCTCGAGCGCCGAGCGCGTGGCCACGGCGGTACCCGAGCAGGTTCCCGCCGAGATTCCCGCCGAGATTTCCACCGAGTTTTCCACCGAGGGCGCGATGGCGAGCGTCCCCGCTGTCGTGGAGACCGGTGCCCCGCTTATCGAGCTCACCGGGCTCGGCGCCAGCTGGCCCGGTGCCGGGCAGCCGGCCGTTGCCGGCGTGACACTGCGGCTCGCCGCCGGTGATCGTGTGCACCTGGCCGGGGCCAGCGGGGCGGGCAAGACCACCCTCGCGCAGACCCTCGTGCGCTTCCTCGACTACACGGGCTCCTACCGGGTCAACGGGGTCGAGGCGCGGGACCTGGCACCGTCAGATGTGCGCCGCGTCGTGGGGCTCTGCGAACAGCGCCCCTGGCTCTTCGACGACACCATTCGGCAGAACCTGCTCTTCGCCAGGGACACGGCCTCTGACGACGACCTTCTCGACGTCCTCGACCGGGTCGGGCTCTCCGACTGGATGCTCCGGCGCGGCGGCCTGGATGCCAGGGTCGGCGAACGCGGAGCCCTCGTCTCCGGCGGCCAGGCACAGCGGATCGCCCTCGCCAGGGCCCTGCTCGCCGACTTCCCCGTGCTGATCGTGGACGAGCCGACGGCCAACGTCGACACCGGGCTGGGCGACAGGCTCGTGCGCGACATCCTGTCGGCATCTGCAGGCGCCGGCCGGGCCGTACTGCTCATCTCGCACACCCCGGTCCCGGCCGGGCTGATCAGCCGCACGGTCACCCTCAGGGCCAACGCCGGCCTGAGCCAGGGCGTCACCCCGTAG
- a CDS encoding DedA family protein, producing MNDVLNWILGAVGAVDPVLRTILAGVGMLLETSVLIGLVVPGDTIVIVASTVVDGPVEYFGLIVAVILGALAGESIGFYLGRRFGPWIRRSWLGRRIGEKNWAGAESYLARRGGIAVFLSRFLPVLHSVIPLTVGMSTMRYRTFLAWTVPACVVWTLAYVSVGAAAAEGYRNISDRLHFAGYLFVAVIALFGVVVVLVKRWLKRREARFMDRELPPE from the coding sequence GTGAACGACGTACTCAACTGGATCCTGGGCGCCGTGGGCGCCGTCGACCCCGTGCTGCGCACCATCCTCGCGGGTGTGGGCATGCTGCTGGAGACCTCGGTACTGATCGGTTTGGTCGTCCCCGGCGACACCATCGTGATCGTTGCCAGCACGGTTGTGGACGGTCCGGTGGAGTACTTCGGTCTGATTGTCGCGGTGATCCTGGGAGCGTTGGCCGGCGAGAGCATCGGCTTCTACCTGGGCCGACGGTTCGGCCCCTGGATCCGGCGCAGCTGGCTGGGTCGGCGCATCGGTGAGAAGAACTGGGCCGGCGCCGAGTCCTACCTCGCCAGGCGCGGCGGCATCGCGGTGTTCCTCTCCAGGTTCCTGCCGGTGCTGCACTCCGTGATCCCGCTCACGGTGGGTATGAGCACCATGCGCTACCGCACCTTCCTGGCCTGGACGGTGCCGGCCTGTGTGGTCTGGACGCTCGCCTACGTGTCGGTCGGTGCGGCTGCCGCAGAGGGCTATCGCAATATTTCCGACCGGCTGCACTTCGCCGGGTATCTTTTCGTCGCCGTGATCGCCCTGTTCGGGGTGGTGGTGGTGCTCGTCAAGCGCTGGCTGAAGCGCCGTGAGGCCAGGTTCATGGATCGGGAACTTCCCCCGGAGTAG
- a CDS encoding anthranilate synthase component I family protein codes for MPSTPLPPSQAGPALRRFVLPRWIDPAVVFDELFAGSGYSIWLDAGAEATSGMSYLAGAHAGSRFVTASARAGTVTSSRPLSGADSPVTTTETVFDFLRAVAGPVTGAEDAGGIGFTLGWVGWLGYGLWPAATTDASAGSRSEPDAALLFIDRAIAFDHAARTVTLLARAAAGEAEDDVSAWLLDVSRRLDGVPDRGRPAPARPAPAHLSDAPPAAPPAAPPVVRWRHNAEHYAQLIHACQERIRAGDAYQLCLTNEVTVAGRFDPLEVYRQLRASSPSHHGGLLRFGAHALLSASPEEFLSVSPDGRLRTKPIKGTRPRSTDPALDGRLREELLASDKERAENLMIVDLMRNDLGRVAALGSVAVTALLQVESYPHVHQLVSTVEARLAAGLSAIDAVESCFPAGSMTGAPKASAMRILHALEGGDRGVYAGAFGYLGEDGNVDLAMVIRSIVLGPAGASIGTGGGITALSVAEEEIEETQVKARALIRAVLACSPAPDPAQGQDLVT; via the coding sequence GTGCCGTCGACACCCCTACCCCCGAGCCAGGCCGGTCCGGCGCTGCGCCGGTTCGTGCTGCCGCGCTGGATCGACCCCGCTGTCGTCTTCGATGAGCTGTTTGCCGGATCCGGATACTCCATCTGGCTCGACGCCGGCGCAGAGGCGACCAGCGGGATGAGCTATCTCGCCGGCGCACATGCCGGCTCCCGGTTCGTCACGGCGTCGGCGCGCGCCGGAACCGTGACAAGTTCACGCCCGCTGAGCGGCGCCGATTCCCCCGTCACGACAACCGAGACCGTGTTCGACTTCCTCCGCGCCGTGGCCGGCCCGGTGACCGGAGCCGAGGACGCCGGTGGCATCGGGTTCACGCTCGGCTGGGTGGGCTGGCTCGGCTACGGACTCTGGCCGGCTGCCACGACCGACGCCTCGGCCGGATCCCGCTCCGAGCCCGATGCCGCCCTGCTCTTCATCGATCGTGCCATCGCCTTCGACCATGCGGCGCGCACGGTGACCCTGCTGGCCCGCGCCGCGGCGGGGGAGGCAGAGGATGACGTTTCCGCCTGGCTGCTGGACGTGTCCCGTCGCCTCGACGGGGTGCCGGACCGCGGCCGACCTGCCCCGGCGAGACCCGCGCCGGCCCACCTCTCCGACGCACCCCCTGCCGCACCCCCTGCCGCGCCGCCGGTCGTGCGCTGGCGGCACAACGCCGAGCACTACGCCCAGCTCATCCACGCCTGCCAGGAGCGCATCCGGGCCGGCGACGCCTACCAGCTCTGCCTCACGAACGAGGTCACGGTGGCCGGGCGCTTCGACCCGCTCGAGGTGTACCGGCAGCTGCGCGCCTCCAGCCCGAGCCACCACGGCGGGCTGCTGAGATTCGGCGCACACGCCCTCCTGAGCGCGTCCCCGGAGGAGTTCCTCTCGGTGAGCCCCGACGGCCGGTTGCGCACCAAACCCATCAAGGGCACCAGGCCACGCTCCACCGATCCGGCACTGGACGGGCGGCTCCGCGAGGAGCTCCTCGCCAGCGACAAGGAGCGCGCGGAGAACCTCATGATCGTCGACCTCATGCGCAACGACCTCGGCCGGGTCGCCGCGCTCGGTTCGGTCGCCGTCACCGCGCTGCTCCAGGTGGAGAGCTACCCGCACGTGCATCAGCTGGTCAGCACTGTCGAGGCCCGACTGGCTGCCGGACTGAGCGCCATCGACGCCGTCGAGTCCTGTTTTCCGGCCGGGTCGATGACCGGGGCTCCCAAAGCCAGCGCCATGCGCATCCTGCACGCCCTCGAAGGCGGCGACCGCGGTGTCTACGCCGGAGCGTTCGGCTACCTCGGCGAGGACGGCAATGTCGACCTGGCCATGGTGATCCGCAGCATCGTGCTCGGCCCGGCGGGTGCGTCGATCGGCACCGGCGGCGGCATCACAGCGCTGTCGGTGGCCGAGGAGGAAATCGAGGAAACCCAGGTCAAGGCGCGGGCCCTGATCCGGGCGGTCCTGGCCTGCTCCCCGGCGCCGGACCCGGCGCAGGGCCAGGATTTAGTAACCTAG